Proteins from one Gossypium raimondii isolate GPD5lz chromosome 8, ASM2569854v1, whole genome shotgun sequence genomic window:
- the LOC105791053 gene encoding protein OS-9 homolog isoform X1 translates to MRLFVSFVAVLCIVCSNVLADQIFPSHVAGTLGRSSREPKYKIEFHSEDSPYHPDDDQESVFMPNKDGKNFLCFLPKVEKTKTLRPVTQQNVSSMIVESEKQVKLKTPDELLEVLKDRCFIRQEGWWSYEFCYQNRLRQIHVEEDKVVQEFVLGVYDEEATAAFNQNLSDISTLKDPRSKDASQRYHAHQYTNGTQCDLTNQPRETEVRFVCSEPRAMISSITELSTCKYALTIQSPMLCKHPLFQEERPVWHTINCNVLPKDTKVEEDPHITMIMDSEDQSSNFDSSQ, encoded by the exons ATGAGATTATTTGTTAGTTTCGTAGCAGTTTTATGTATCGTGTGCAGCAATGTCTTAGCCGATCAGATTTTCCCTTCTCATGTAG CTGGCACACTTGGCCGAAGCTCCCGTGAACCAAAATACAAGATTGAGTTCCATTCTGAAGACTCTCCCTACCATCCC GATGATGATCAGGAGTCTGTTTTTATGCCTAATAAAGATGGaaagaattttttatgtttcttgCCTAAGGTGGAGAAAACCAAGACTCTAAGGCCAGTTACTCAGCAGAACGTTAGTAGCATGATTGTGGAATCTGAGAAACAGGTTAAACTGAAGACGCCTGATGAACTGCTGGAAGTACTGAAAGATCGATGCTTTATCAGA CAAGAGGGTTGGTGGTCTTATGAATTTTGCTATCAAAATCGGTTACGGCAAATACATGTGGAAGAGGATaag GTGGTTCAGGAATTTGTCTTGGGTGTATATGATGAAGAGGCCACTGCTGCCTTCAACCAGAATCTCTCTGACATATCCACATTAAAAGATCCTCGCTCGAAAGATGCATCGCAAAG GTATCATGCTCATCAATATACGAATGGAACCCAATGTGATCTTACTAATCAGCCACGAGAAACTGAG GTGAGATTTGTCTGCTCGGAGCCGAGAGCAATGATTAGTTCAATTACAGAGTTATCCACGTGCAAGTATGCACTTACTATTCAAAGCCCTATGCTATGCAAACACCC GTTATTCCAAGAAGAGAGACCGGTGTGGCACACCATTAACTGCAATGTGCTTCCCAAAGATACCAAGGTTGAGGAGGACCCGCATATTACTATGATCATGGACTCGGAAGATCAATCTAGTAATTTTGATTCAAGCCAATGA
- the LOC105791053 gene encoding protein OS-9 homolog isoform X2 gives MRLFVSFVAVLCIVCSNVLADQIFPSHVAGTLGRSSREPKYKIEFHSEDSPYHPVEKTKTLRPVTQQNVSSMIVESEKQVKLKTPDELLEVLKDRCFIRQEGWWSYEFCYQNRLRQIHVEEDKVVQEFVLGVYDEEATAAFNQNLSDISTLKDPRSKDASQRYHAHQYTNGTQCDLTNQPRETEVRFVCSEPRAMISSITELSTCKYALTIQSPMLCKHPLFQEERPVWHTINCNVLPKDTKVEEDPHITMIMDSEDQSSNFDSSQ, from the exons ATGAGATTATTTGTTAGTTTCGTAGCAGTTTTATGTATCGTGTGCAGCAATGTCTTAGCCGATCAGATTTTCCCTTCTCATGTAG CTGGCACACTTGGCCGAAGCTCCCGTGAACCAAAATACAAGATTGAGTTCCATTCTGAAGACTCTCCCTACCATCCC GTGGAGAAAACCAAGACTCTAAGGCCAGTTACTCAGCAGAACGTTAGTAGCATGATTGTGGAATCTGAGAAACAGGTTAAACTGAAGACGCCTGATGAACTGCTGGAAGTACTGAAAGATCGATGCTTTATCAGA CAAGAGGGTTGGTGGTCTTATGAATTTTGCTATCAAAATCGGTTACGGCAAATACATGTGGAAGAGGATaag GTGGTTCAGGAATTTGTCTTGGGTGTATATGATGAAGAGGCCACTGCTGCCTTCAACCAGAATCTCTCTGACATATCCACATTAAAAGATCCTCGCTCGAAAGATGCATCGCAAAG GTATCATGCTCATCAATATACGAATGGAACCCAATGTGATCTTACTAATCAGCCACGAGAAACTGAG GTGAGATTTGTCTGCTCGGAGCCGAGAGCAATGATTAGTTCAATTACAGAGTTATCCACGTGCAAGTATGCACTTACTATTCAAAGCCCTATGCTATGCAAACACCC GTTATTCCAAGAAGAGAGACCGGTGTGGCACACCATTAACTGCAATGTGCTTCCCAAAGATACCAAGGTTGAGGAGGACCCGCATATTACTATGATCATGGACTCGGAAGATCAATCTAGTAATTTTGATTCAAGCCAATGA